From a single Brassica napus cultivar Da-Ae chromosome C9, Da-Ae, whole genome shotgun sequence genomic region:
- the LOC106439488 gene encoding floral homeotic protein PISTILLATA-like isoform X2 — protein sequence MGRGKIEIKRIENVNNRVVTFSKRRNGLVKKAKEITVLCDAKVALIVFASNGKMTDYCCPSMDLGAMLDQYQKLSGKKLWDAKHENLSNEIDKIKKENDSLQLELRHLKGEDIQSLNLKNLMAVEHAVEHGLDKVRDHQMEYLMTKRRNEKMMVEENRQLSFQLQQQEMEIASNARGMMMRDHDAQFGYRVQPIQPNLQEKIMSLVID from the exons atgggaAGAGGGAAGATAGAGATAAAGAGGATAGAGAACGTAAACAACAGAGTTGTGACGTTCTCAaagaggaggaatgggttgGTTAAGAAGGCGAAAGAGATCACAGTTCTGTGTGATGCAAAAGTTGCTCTCATAGTCTTCGCAAGTAATGGTAAGATGACTGATTATTGTTGTCCTTCCATGGATCTTGGTGCTATGTTGGACCAATACCAGAAGTTATCTGGCAAGAAACTATGGGATGCTAAGCATGAG AACCTCAGCAATGAGATTGATAAGATCAAAAAGGAGAATGATAGCTTACAACTGGAGCTCAG GCATTTGAAAGGAGAAGATATACAGTCTCTCAACTTAAAAAACCTGATGGCCGTAGAGCACGCCGTTGAACATGGCCTCGACAAAGTCCGAGACCACCAG ATGGAGTACCTTATGACAAAAAGGAGAAAT GAGAAAATGATGGTAGAGGAGAATCGGCAACTCAGTTTCCAGCTG CAACAGCAAGAGATGGAAATAGCTAGCAACGCAAGAGGAATGATGATGAGAGATCATGATGCGCAATTTGGATATAGAGTTCAGCCGATTCAGCCAAATCTTCAGGAAAAGATTATGTCTTTGGTCATCGATTGA
- the LOC106439488 gene encoding floral homeotic protein PISTILLATA-like isoform X1 has translation MGRGKIEIKRIENVNNRVVTFSKRRNGLVKKAKEITVLCDAKVALIVFASNGKMTDYCCPSMDLGAMLDQYQKLSGKKLWDAKHENLSNEIDKIKKENDSLQLELSMNDKMHKNCDQYRHLKGEDIQSLNLKNLMAVEHAVEHGLDKVRDHQMEYLMTKRRNEKMMVEENRQLSFQLQQQEMEIASNARGMMMRDHDAQFGYRVQPIQPNLQEKIMSLVID, from the exons atgggaAGAGGGAAGATAGAGATAAAGAGGATAGAGAACGTAAACAACAGAGTTGTGACGTTCTCAaagaggaggaatgggttgGTTAAGAAGGCGAAAGAGATCACAGTTCTGTGTGATGCAAAAGTTGCTCTCATAGTCTTCGCAAGTAATGGTAAGATGACTGATTATTGTTGTCCTTCCATGGATCTTGGTGCTATGTTGGACCAATACCAGAAGTTATCTGGCAAGAAACTATGGGATGCTAAGCATGAG AACCTCAGCAATGAGATTGATAAGATCAAAAAGGAGAATGATAGCTTACAACTGGAGCTCAG CATGAATGATAAAATGCATAAAAACTGTGATCAATACAGGCATTTGAAAGGAGAAGATATACAGTCTCTCAACTTAAAAAACCTGATGGCCGTAGAGCACGCCGTTGAACATGGCCTCGACAAAGTCCGAGACCACCAG ATGGAGTACCTTATGACAAAAAGGAGAAAT GAGAAAATGATGGTAGAGGAGAATCGGCAACTCAGTTTCCAGCTG CAACAGCAAGAGATGGAAATAGCTAGCAACGCAAGAGGAATGATGATGAGAGATCATGATGCGCAATTTGGATATAGAGTTCAGCCGATTCAGCCAAATCTTCAGGAAAAGATTATGTCTTTGGTCATCGATTGA